From Parambassis ranga chromosome 9, fParRan2.1, whole genome shotgun sequence, the proteins below share one genomic window:
- the piwil2 gene encoding piwi-like protein 2, which produces MDPSRPPNISDMKGVYWPGCGRGLQPEEMAIGRGRGLLFPTEAPGIGQARGFPPTDANSPGQEVTPLPTEPGVGEAKGLFVKPYDFRGGRARGFLLPPAEPKAGMARGSILQTLEPQPGPQPPETVTLETSGSDAAMRGMPIHGQASTLLSMFRGMGIESSMFSIGRGAPLVGRGASGDKGDVKLQGASARAISTPENTGQSGFMMGRGSSFLGQSLSPQMMVGIGRAAMSPLGVRGGPAAIPSFPSDNVKSVPQTPEAQTALHSPPSQAEPVATTKDATKLSAVMPPTTELQMEAVQLPPNKAGTQGAPISIGSNHIPIRCKNEAVYQYHITFTPNVELMSMRFGMMKEHRTTTGEVVAFDGSILYLPVKLDNVVIVKSLRKTDNEEIQIKIQMTKILPPNSDLCISFYNVVLRRVMKIIGLKLVGRNHYDPESAVILGKHGLQVWPGYSTSIRRTDGGLYLCVDVSHKVLRTHSVLDVMNTTYQQSKENFQDECTKELVGCIVITRYNNRTYRIDAIDWNKSPKDTFTLMDGTTVTFMEYYSKNYGITIKEMGQPLLIHRPKERSKPGGKQIITGEILLVPELSFMTGIPEKMRKDFKAMKDLTMHINVSTEQHTQSINELLKNISTNPESLKELSRWGLEIGSDILVMKGRTLPLETICLRSSSFATGADVSWSREIVRDASISSIPLNIWAVFYPRRCAEVAEELITTFNKVAGPIGVRLQRPIRIELRDDRTETYVKTIHAQLTSEPNLQLVVCILVGNRDDLYSAVKKLCCVKNPIPSQAINARTISNPQKLRSVAQKILLQMNCKLGGELWTVNVPLKHLMVVGVDVHHDTSKVHQSVMGFVASVNSSLTRWYSRVTFQTPSEELINGFRVCFLAALQKYYEVNHCLPEKIVVYRDGVSDGQLKMVEQYEIPQLIKCFETFANYEPKLVFIVVQKRISTTLYSYAANSFGTPPPGTVLDHTLTQKDWVDFYLMAHQSRQGCGLPTHYISLYNTANLTPDHLQRLTFKMCHLYWNWPGTIRVPAPCKYAHKLAYLCGQYLHSEPVIQLADKLFFL; this is translated from the exons ATGGATCCAAGCAGGCCTCCTAACATTAGTGATATGAAAGGTGTTTATTGGCCGGGATGTGGCAGAGGACTACAGCCTGAGGAAATGGCCATAGGACGAGGTAGAGGGCTTCTGTTTCCTACTGAAGCACCTGGTATTGGACAAGCCAGAGGTTTCCCACCTACTGACGCAAACTCTCCAGGACAAGAAGTAACTCCACTCCCTACTGAACCGGGGGTTGGAGAAGCTAAAGGGCTCTTTGTGAAGCCTTATGATTTTAGAGGTGGTCGAGCGAGGGGGTTCCTGCTTCCTCCAGCTGAACCAAAGGCAGGGATGGCAAGAGGTAGTATCCTACAGACACTGGAGCCACAGCCGGGACCTCAACCTCCTGAAACAGTGACGCTAGAAACAAGCGGCAGCGACGCAGCTATG AGAGGCATGCCAATCCATGGTCAAGCATCAACCCTCCTTTCAATGTTTAGAGGCATGGGCATTGAGTCATCAATGTTTTCAATTGGAAGAGGAGCTCCACTGGTTG GGAGAGGAGCATCTGGGGACAAGGGAGATGTGAAACTTCAAGGCGCTTCGGCACGCGCCATCAGCACCCCAGAGAACACTGGCCAATCTGGATTCATGATGGGTAGAGGCAGCAG TTTCCTGGGACAAAGCTTGTCCCCTCAGATGATGGTGGGGATTGGAAGAGCAGCAATGTCGCCGCTTGGTGTGAGAGGGGGGCCTGCTGCGATTCCTTCTTTTCCATCAGATAATGTCAAGTCTGTTCCTCAAACACCTGAGGCACAGACAGCCTTACACTCCCCGCCTTCACAAGCAG AACCTGTGGCTACCACTAAAGACGCCACCAAGCTTTCTGCTGTTATGCCACCAACGACGGAGCTACAAATGGAGGCAGTACA ACTGCCACCCAATAAGGCTGGAACTCAGGGAGCTCCTATATCTATTGGGTCAAACCACATCCCAATTAGATGCAAAAATGAAGCTGTGTATCAGTACCACATTACATTCAC CCCAAATGTTGAATTGATGTCAATGCGTTTCGGCATGATGAAAGAACACCGCACAACAACAGGGGAAGTAGTGGCTTTCGATGGGTCCATACTCTATCTGCCTGTGAAGCTGGATAAT GTGGTTATCGTCAAGAGCTTGAGAAAGACTGATAATGAGGAAATACAAATTAAAATCCAGATGACAAAGATTTTGCCTCCCAACTCAGATCTTTGCATCTCGTTCTACAATGTGGTGCTCAGGAG GGTTATGAAAATCATTGGACTAAAGCTGGTGGGCCGGAATCATTATGATCCAGAGAGTGCAGTCATTCTTGGGAAGCATGG GCTTCAGGTGTGGCCAGGCTATTCAACCTCCATAAGGCGCACAGATGGAGGTCTGTACCTCTGTGTTGACGTGTCGCACAAAGTTTTGCGGACTCACTCTGTCCTGGATGTCAT GAACACGACTTACCAACAGAGCAAGGAAAATTTCCAGGACGAATGCACCAAAGAACTAGTTGGTTGCATCGTTATCACACGCTACAACAACCGCACCTACCGCATTGACGCTATTGACTGGAACAAGTCACCCAAAGACACCTTCACTTTGATGGATGGCACAACAGTCACCTTTATGGAATACTACAG CAAGAACTATGGGATTACAATCAAAGAGATGGGCCAACCTTTACTCATACATCGACCGAAAGAAAGGTCCAAGCCAGGGGGGAAG CAAATCATCACTGGAGAGATCCTTCTGGTGCCTGAGCTTTCCTTCATGACTGGAATCCCTGAGAAAATGAGGAAGGACTTCAAAGCTATGAAG GACTTAACCATGCACATCAACGtgagcacagagcagcacaccCAATCAATAAACGAGCTTCTGAAAAACATCAGCACCAATCCTGAGAGCCTGAAGGAGCTCAGCCGATGGGGACTGGAGATTGGCTCAGACATTCTGGTG ATGAAAGGTAGAACTCTGCCCCTTGAGACTATATGTCTGCGGTCTTCATCCTTTGCCACTGGTGCTGATGTATCCTGGTCCAGAGAGATTGTAAGGGATGCTTCAATCAGCTCT ATCCCCTTGAACATTTGGGCTGTCTTCTACCCTCGCCGCTGTGCAGAAGTGGCTGAAGAGCTGATTACCACCTTTAACAAGGTAGCAGGGCCTATCGGGGTACGACTACAGCGACCTATTCGTATAGAGCTGAGAGATGATCGCACTGAGACATACGTCAAGACCATCCACGCCCAGCTTACCAGTGAG CCCAACCTGCAGCTTGTAGTGTGCATCCTTGTCGGCAACAGAGATGATCTCTACAGTGCCGTCAAGAAGCTGTGCTGTGTGAAAAACCCTATTCCATCCCAG GCCATCAATGCCAGGACAATTTCCAACCCACAGAAGTTGAGGAGTGTTGCCCAGAAGATACTCCTCCAGATGAACTGCAAGTTGGGAGGAGAACTGTGGACTGTTAATGTTCCCCTG AAACATTTGATGGTTGTTGGAGTTGATGTCCACCATGATACCAGCAAGGTGCATCAGTCAGTCATGGGGTTTGTTGCAAGTGTAAACAG CTCACTTACCCGCTGGTACTCCAGAGTGACTTTCCAGACACCGTCTGAGGAACTAATCAATGGCTTCAGAGTTTGCTTCCTGGCTGCATTGCAGAAGTACTACGAG GTGAACCACTGCTTGCCAGAGAAGATTGTGGTGTATCGGGACGGGGTATCAGATGGACAGCTGAAAATGGTGGAACAGTACGAGATCCCACAGTTGATCAAATGCTTCGAGACTTTCGCCAACTATGAGCCCAAACTTGTCTTCATTGTGGTTCAAAAGCGCATCAGCACCACTCTCTACTCCTACGCTGCAAACAGCTTTGGCACTCCTCCACCTGGAACTGTTCTGGATCACACCCTTACTCAGAAAGACTG GGTGGATTTCTATCTGATGGCACATCAAAGCCGTCAGGGCTGTGGACTGCCAACACACTACATCTCATTGTACAACACGGCAAACCTCACACCGGACCACTTGCAAAG GTTGACTTTCAAGATGTGCCATTTGTACTGGAACTGGCCGGGCACCATTCGCGTTCCAGCACCATGCAAGTATGCCCACAAACTGGCTTACCTGTGCGGTCAGTACCTGCACTCAGAGCCAGTCATCCAACTGGCAGACAAACTGTTTTTCCTTTAA